In Aspergillus luchuensis IFO 4308 DNA, chromosome 1, nearly complete sequence, the following are encoded in one genomic region:
- a CDS encoding OSBP family protein (BUSCO:EOG09262VQQ;~COG:T;~EggNog:ENOG410PH63;~InterPro:IPR037239,IPR000648,IPR018494;~PFAM:PF01237;~go_function: GO:0008289 - lipid binding [Evidence IEA]) gives MPISVPHIRRRSSLASNRSHDEPKAEPVSGDDEIVEPDQGNVLSHIISQLRPGADLSRVVLPTFILEPRSMLERITNFMAHPETLLPMPTIDDPLERFVSVVKFYLSGWHIKPPGVKKPLNPILGETFTCYWDYPDGTRGYYIAEQTSHHPPKSSYFFMAPEHNIRIDGTLKPRSKFLGNSAASMMEGIAILRFLNRGQDKEKGERYILTQPNMYARGILFGKMKYELGDHSYVRCPENNLVADIEFKTKGYFSGTYNAIGGTIKNEKTGEVYYELSGLWNGEMHIKDVHTHKKDLLFNATHAKHTPPLTRPIEQQGERESQRLWQPTVKAIIARNHEAATDEKTKIEDRQREEAAKRADDGVEWHPRLFRRVQGGPHGPDEGEEDLDWIINAHVDSHNPELAAKQILAIAPILEGQTEPTQFQIPAHKGKESAATADPADGADSAQSEPKKEAVEAVERKDSRTSDVDAYVDAKET, from the exons ATGCCCATCTCCGTCCCGCACATCCGCCGACGGTCATCGCTTGCCA GTAATCGTTCACACGATGAGCCCAAAGCTGAACCCGTGAGCGGGGATGACGAGATCGTCGAGCCCGACCAGGGAAATG TTCTTTCCCACATTATCTCGCAGCTCCGACCGGGAGCTGACCTGAGTCGGGTCGTCCTACCCACTTTTATTCTCGAACCCCGATCTATGCTGGAGCGCATCACCAA CTTCATGGCGCACCCCGAAACACTGCTTCCTATGCCAACCATAGATGACCCCCTAGAACGATTCGTTTCCGTCGTCAAGTTCTATCTCAGCGGATGGCACATCAAACCTCC AGGAGTAAAGAAGCCGTTGAACCCGATCCTCGGAGAGACTTTCACCTGTTATTGGGACTACCCCGACGGTACCCGTGGGTACTATATCGCCGAGCAGACCTCTCACCACCCGCCCAAATCGAGCTACTTCTTCATGGCACCCGAGCACAACATCCGGATAGATGGCACCTTGAAACCCCGCAGTAAATTCCTCGGAAACTCGGCCGCTAGTATGATGGAAGGTATCGCGATCCTGCGGTTCTTGAACCGCGGAcaggacaaggagaagggcgaACGATA CATCTTGACGCAACCGAATATGTACGCCCGCGGCATTCTTTTCGGAAAGATGAAATACGAGTTGGGCGACCACAGCTACGTGCGGTGCCCAGAGAACAATCTCGTTGCCGACATCGAATTCAAGACCAAGGGCTACTTCTCTGGTACTTACAACGCTATCGGTGGGACAATTAAGAACGAAAAGACCGGCGAGGTATACTATGAACTGTCCGGTCTCTGGAACGGCGAGATGCACATCAAGGATGTTCAC ACCCACAAGAAGGACTTGCTCTTCAACGCTACGCATGCGAAGCACACCCCCCCCTTGACCAGACCTATTGAACAGCAGGGCGAGCGCGAGTCACAGCGACTGTGGCAACCCACCGTGAAGGCGATCATTGCCAGGAACCACGAGGCAGCTACGGATGAAAAGACCAAGATTGAGGACCGCCAAAGAGAAGAGGCCGCGAAGCgtgccgatgatggcgtcGAATGGCACCCCCGGCTGTTCCGACGGGTGCAGGGCGGGCCCCACGGCCCcgatgagggagaagaggaccTAGACTGGATCATCAATGCACACGT CGACTCGCACAACCCCGAGCTCGCTGCCAAACAAATTCTGGCCATTGCCCCGATCCTCGAAGGTCAGACAGAACCCACCCAGTTCCAGATTCCCGCACATAAGGGTAAGGAGTCTGCTGCGACAGCCGATCCAGCCGATGGCGCTGACTCCGCTCAGAGCGAGCCTAAGAAAGAAGCAGTAGAAGCCGTCGAACGCAAGGACTCACGGACATCGGATGTCGATGCCTACGTCGATGCCAAGGAGACATAG
- the SKI6 gene encoding exosome non-catalytic core subunit SKI6 (BUSCO:EOG0926407T;~COG:J;~EggNog:ENOG410PI30;~InterPro:IPR020568,IPR027408,IPR001247,IPR036345;~PFAM:PF01138), with product MPLDTSTTYPLTKLRLDGRRWNELRLLQAQISTNPASSGSSYLAMGNTAILCSVHGPAEGRRGDATGGAAGSAGAVVEVDVNVAGFAGVDRKRRAGGSDKQSSRVATILRSAFQSHLHTHLYPHSTISIHVSVLSSDGSLLAAAVNACTLALVDAGIPMPGLLCGCTSGMSGSASTPRDPNNDTLDPLLDLSLPEEQELPFLTVGTTTAVPVGEAAMINEDEDEMKVAMLTMDSKVHCTYVETMLAVGIDGCKQIREILEGVIKKSARR from the exons ATGCCTCTCGACACATCCACAACATATCCCCTCACCAAGCTTCGCCTTGATGGCCGTCGCTGGAATGAGCTTCGACTGCTCCAGGCCCAGATCTCCACGAACCCCGCCAGTTCGGGCTCATCCTACTTGGCCATGGGCAACACCGCGATCCTGTGCTCCGTCCACGGTCCCGCAGAGGGGCGTCGCGGTGATGCCAcgggtggtgctgctggatcAGCAGGTGCGGTAGTAGAGGTGGATGTCAATGTTGCAGGATTTGCTGGAGTGGACCGCAAGCGCAGAGCCGGCGGAAGTGACAA ACAATCTTCGCGCGTCGCAACGATACTACGCTCTGCTTTCCAGTCGCATCTTCATACCCACCTCTACCCTCACAGTACGATTAGCATCCACGTCTCGGTTTTGTCGTCAGACGGTTCGCTCCTCGCCGCGGCGGTCAATGCCTGTACGCTGGCGCTTGTGGATGCCGGTATTCCCATGCCAGGACTCCTCTGTGGGTGCACGTCGGGAATGAGCGGCAGTGCATCTACGCCGCGGGATCCGAATAATGACACATTGGATCCGCTGCTGGACTTGTCTCTgccggaggagcaggagcttCCGTTCCTTACGGTGGGAACGACAACGGCTGTACCGGTGGGAGAGGCGGCTATGATtaacgaggatgaggacgagatgAAGGTAGCAATGCTGACGATGGACTCCAAGGTGCATTGCACATATGTTGAGACAATGCTGGCGGTGGGAATTGACGGATGCAAGCAGATCCGGGAGATTTTGGAAGGGGTGATCAAGAAGTCGGCACGCCGGTGA
- a CDS encoding putative DNA excision repair protein (Rad26L) (COG:L;~EggNog:ENOG410PHTJ;~InterPro:IPR038718,IPR000330,IPR027417,IPR001650, IPR014001,IPR029256;~PFAM:PF04851,PF00176,PF00271,PF14773;~go_function: GO:0005524 - ATP binding [Evidence IEA]), whose protein sequence is MGSHVEVEDTDATTVGSDDDDLDGTRPLVLQPTSLSVAGRDHAPKSEVTTPRRSTDTIPTTVKQSSSPLDKKSHAVVEVVDTDTGDDSFNEGEAAYKEFKNRKATKRKRSTANLKNRAAKVTRVASSNSIVGRLPTSEGKARPRRPLRVYGEEVSSEDELMEYTLPDYLQKRRSQFDRRTEYLKQSGLKLPPGYDDVEFSDDERLESLAEKPNFENMRPCNQYKDITLPYSLGLIPAPIAQWLRQYQVDGAAFLHELFVYQKGGILGDDMGLGKTVQVIAFLTAAYGKTGDERDAKRMRKMRRSGHDQWYPRTLIVCPGTLLKNWMAELSRWGWWHFDTYHGENKELALQAARSGRLEILITTYSTYLHNKDAINMVDWDCVIADECHVIKERKSETTKAMNMINALCRIGLTGTAIQNKYEELWTLLNWTNPGMLGPVTVWKKTISEPLKIGQSHDATVHQLRRARKTAKKLVENLLPQFFLRRMKTLIADQLPKKVDRVVFCPLTDTQADAYVNILGSDMVSYIKHSSDPCDCGSRQKAGWCCRQFLPSGLTWRSYVFPAIAVLQKLSNHLAILIPQGVDSNEKQEKDKEMLELAVPEQWEKLYRSRDSIVNYANPEFCGKWKVLRRLLKWWHANGDKVLVFSHSVRLLKMLQMLFHYTSYNVSYLDGSMSYEERTKVVDDFNSNPRQFVFLISTRSGGVGLNITSANKVVIVDPNWNPSHDLQAQDRAYRIGQSRDVEVFRLISAGTIEEIVYARQIYKQQQANIGYNASSERRYFKGVQEKKDQKGELFGLDNLFEYKNQNILLRDIVNKTNVAESKAGVQVMDIDVEFDPNVSDTTFTGKSDDTNEVMSQLAAMIRGEDDDEGSTNSKTPINTKHDPIQAILAGAGVEYTHLNNEVIGSSKVEERLSRRAELADENTKNLDMQVFAGSQSQSQSHKASSSTTNQPIKYNFHPPKRVMKRQFCSMARRYGFPNATEFALVVEGMTQAQRRACLERWYTERREKLSQSS, encoded by the exons ATGGGCTCACACGTGGAGGTCGAGGATACTGACGCGACTACGGTCGGATcagatgacgatgatctcGACGGGACACGCCCGTTGGTCTTACAGCCTACTTCGCTTTCAGTCGCTG GTAGGGACCATGCCCCAAAGTCTGAAGTGACGACTCCACGCCGGTCAACAGACACTATTCCGACTACGGTCAAGCAATCCTCTTCGCCACTCGACAAGAAGAGCCACgcagtggtggaggtggtcgaCACCGACACCGGAGATGACTCCTTCAATGAGGGCGAGGCCGCTTACAAGGAGTTCAAGAATCGAAAGGCCACGAAACGGAAACGGAGCACCGCAAACCTGAAGAATAGAGCTGCTAAGGTGACGAGAGTCGCAAGCTCAAACTCCATCGTCGGCCGACTTCCAACTTCCGAGGGGAAAGCCCGACCGAGACGGCCACTACGAGTCTACGGAGAGGAAGTGTCATCGGAGGATGAACTGATGGAATATACTTTACCGGATTATCTCCAGAAACGACGCTCGCAGTTTGATCGGAGGACAGAGTATTTGAAGCAATCCGGACTGAAGTTGCCGCCAGGCTATGACGACGTTGAATTCTCCGACGATGAGAGGTTGGAATCTTTGGCGGAAAAGCCTAATTTCGAGAATATGAGGCCATGCAATCAGTACAAGGACATCACTCTTCCTTATTCGTTGGGACTCATACCAGCCCCGATCGCACAGTGGTTGCGCCAGTATCAGGTCGATGGAGCTGCTTTCCTCCATGAACTGTTTGTTTACCAGAAGGGCGGAATTCTTGGAGATGACATGGGTCTGGGAAAGACGGTGCAGGTTATTGCTTTCCTCACAGCGGCGTATGGAAAAACAGGCGATGAAAGAGACGCCAAGCGAATGAGAAAGATGCGGAGAAGCGGCCACGATCAGTGGTATCCCCGAACGTTGATTGTCTGCCCCGGGACTCTTCTCAAGAACTGGATGGCCGAGCTTTCGCGTTGGGGCTGGTGGCATTTCGACACCTACCATGGAGAGAACAAGGAGCTTGCGCTCCAAGCTGCGCGGTCCGGAAGACTGGAAATCTTGATCACCACCTATAGTACCTATCTCCACAACAAGGATGCTATCAATATGGTCGACTGGGATTGTGTGATAGCGGATGAATGTCATGTCATCAAGGAGCGCAAGTCGGAAACGACTAAAGCCATGAACATGATCAACGCTCTTTGCCGAATTGGCTTGACTGGAACTGCCATTCAGAACAAATACGAGGAGCTTTGGACCCTCCTGAACTGGACGAATCCAGGGATGCTCGGCCCGGTAACTGTCTGGAAGAAGACCATTTCTGAACCTTTGAAAATCGGTCAGTCACACGACGCCACCGTCCATCAGCTGCGTAGAGCGCGAAAGACGGCGAAAAAATTGGTGGAAAACCTCCTGCCGCagttcttcctccgccgGATGAAGACACTAATTGCAGACCAGCTCCCCAAGAAGGTTGACCGTGTCGTCTTCTGTCCGCTCACTGATACTCAGGCTGACGCTTACGTGAACATTCTGGGAAGCGACATGGTCAGCTATATCAAACACTCCAGCGACCCTTGTGACTGTGGTTCTCGGCAGAAAGCCGGCTGGTGCTGTCGTCAGTTTCTACCATCCGGGCTCACCTGGCGAAGCTATGTCTTTCCTGCGATAGCAGTGCTGCAGAAACTCAGCAACCACCTAGCAATCCTCATCCCGCAGGGAGTCGACTCTAACgagaaacaagaaaaggaCAAAGAGATGCTGGAACTGGCTGTGCCCGAGCAATGGGAAAAGCTTTACCGTTCTCGGGACTCGATTGTCAACTACGCAAACCCTGAGTTTTGCGGTAAATGGAAGGTCCTTCGCCGACTGCTGAAGTGGTGGCACGCCAATGGCGACAAAGTGCTTGTCTTCAGCCATAGTGTGCGCCTCCTCAAAATGCTCCAGATGCTCTTTCACTACACCAGCTACAACGTCAGCTACCTCGACGGGTCTATGAGCTATGAAGAGCGCACTAAAGTTGTTGACGACTTCAACTCCAACCCACGCCAGTTCGTCTTTCTCATCTCCACCCGCTCTGGCGGTGTCGGACTCAACATAACTTCCGCCAACAAAGTTGTCATTGTCGATCCCAACTGGAATCCCTCACACGACCTTCAGGCGCAAGATCGTGCCTACCGTATCGGCCAATCTCGCGATGTCGAAGTCTTCCGGCTCATCAGCGCCGGCACCATCGAAGAGATCGTCTATGCCCGGCAGATCTACAAACAACAGCAAGCCAACATCGGCTACAACGCGAGCTCAGAAAGACGCTACTTCAAGGGTGtccaagagaagaaagaccaaAAGGGTGAGCTCTTCGGTCTCGACAATCTATTCGAATACAAGAACCAAAACATCCTTCTCCGCGACATCGTCAACAAAACCAACGTCGCTGAAAGCAAAGCCGGCGTCCAGGTTATGGATATCGACGTGGAGTTCGACCCCAACGTCTCCGACACAACCTTCACCGGCAAATCCGACGACACCAACGAAGTCATGAGCCAGCTAGCAGCCATGATTCGCGgcgaggacgacgacgaaggaTCCACCAACTCCAAAACTCCCATCAATACCAAACATGACCCCATCCAAGCCATCCTCGCCGGCGCAGGGGTCGAATACACCCACCTCAACAACGAAGTCATCGGGTCATCCAAAGTCGAGGAACGACTCAGCCGTCGCGCCGAACTAGCCGACGAGAATACCAAGAACCTAGACATGCAAGTATTTGCAGGATCGCAGTCGCAGTCTCAGTCACATaaggcatcatcatctacaaccAATCAGCCAATCAAATACAATTTCCACCCGCCAAAGCGTGTCATGAAACGCCAATTCTGCAGCATGGCGAGACGATACGGCTTCCCAAACGCAACCGAGTTCGCCCTTGTCGTGGAGGGCATGACGCAGGCGCAGAGACGCGCATGCTTGGAACGTTGGTATACTGAGCGACGGGAGAAACTTTCCCAATCATCTTAA